In Aliidongia dinghuensis, a genomic segment contains:
- a CDS encoding isocitrate lyase/phosphoenolpyruvate mutase family protein, which yields MSADYESGFAHELEELAANVWLAIGTGVAGLSIEDIRADGQSGFYDTATTVERIRTARTAIERSGEDVILVARTEILLSNPTRVAEAIDKLVAFADAGADCLYAPGVAEKEDIAAMVRAVAPKPVNLLIRNPGLSQAEIADLGVRRISGGGGLARAAWSAAMRMAEAMKAGSFEGLASGTSNKQLKEIFSRD from the coding sequence GTGAGTGCCGACTATGAATCGGGATTTGCTCACGAATTGGAGGAGTTGGCCGCCAACGTCTGGCTCGCTATCGGCACCGGCGTTGCGGGCCTATCGATCGAAGACATCCGAGCGGACGGCCAGTCTGGGTTCTATGACACCGCTACGACCGTCGAGCGTATTCGGACGGCCCGCACGGCAATCGAGCGTTCCGGCGAGGACGTTATCCTGGTCGCACGCACGGAAATCCTGCTGAGCAATCCGACGCGCGTTGCCGAAGCGATCGACAAGCTGGTGGCCTTCGCGGATGCCGGCGCGGACTGCCTTTATGCACCCGGTGTGGCGGAGAAGGAGGACATCGCTGCTATGGTCCGGGCCGTTGCCCCGAAACCCGTGAACCTGTTGATCCGGAATCCCGGCCTATCGCAGGCCGAAATCGCCGATCTTGGCGTCCGCCGGATCAGCGGCGGCGGCGGTCTGGCGCGCGCAGCCTGGAGCGCCGCTATGCGCATGGCCGAGGCGATGAAGGCGGGATCGTTCGAAGGGCTCGCGTCCGGCACCTCTAACAAGCAGTTGAAGGAGATCTTCAGCCGCGATTGA